One Nicotiana tomentosiformis chromosome 4, ASM39032v3, whole genome shotgun sequence genomic window carries:
- the LOC117279209 gene encoding uncharacterized protein: MLEDYEWRFKASSINKSQMFKVREFNDKHTCPLKDKVYEQRQASSSLIGGMIRSKLTNHKRKYTPKDIIDDVKSDFGVDGFDHCRAIVIVDGSHLKLAYTGTFVSASTLDGAGHIMPLAYGVVDSENDAAWSWFFEQFKKAYGERENMCIISDRNKSIIKSVLRVYPTDEFDSLMEKVKKVDIRVKEYLELAGYEKWAKLYAPVNRGWTMTSNIVESINAALVSARELPTYDFLEEVRKMFGHWNCSNRKEASHMYTTLEKEIPGDAYFE, from the exons ATGTTAGAGGATTATGAATGGAGATTTAAGGCTTCTAGCATTAACAAATCACAAATGTTCAAAGTGAGAGAGTTCAATGATAAGCATACATGTCCGTTGAAGGATAAGGTGTATGAGCAACGTCAAGCAAGTAGTAGCCTTATCGGTGGTATGATTAGGTCTAAGCTTACTAATCATAAGAGAAAATACACCCCAAAggatataattgatgatgtgaaatCAGATTTTGGTGTAGAT GGGTTCGATCATTGTAGAGCCATTGTGATTGTGGATGGCAGCCACCTAAAATTAGCATACACAGGGACATTCGTCTCGGCCAGCACGTTGGATGGTGCAG GTCATATAATGCCACTAGCATATGGTGTTGTTGATTCAGAGAACGATGCTGCTTGGTCGTGGTTCTTTGAGCAATTCAAGAAAGCATATGGTGAGAGGGAAAACATGTGCATCATTTCAGATAGGAATAAGAGCATCATCAAATCTGTATTGAGAGTGTATCCAACG GATGAATTTGATAGTCTAATGGAGAAGGTGAAGAAGGTAGATATTCGGGTGAAAGAATACTTAGAATTAGCTGGATACGAAAAGTGGGCTAAGTTGTATGCACCTGTTAACCGGGGATGGACCATGACGTCAAATATTGTTGAATCAATCAATGCTGCACTTGTATCAGCAAGAGAATTGCCAACATACGACTTCCTCGAAGAAGTTAGGAAGATGTTTGGACATTGGAATTGCAGCAATCGGAAAGAAGCTTCACACATGTACACAACGCTTGAAAAAGAAATACCAGGAGATGCTTACTTTGAATGA
- the LOC104106283 gene encoding uncharacterized protein isoform X1, translated as MACRSVFRTVFLKEPCVPTSFPVVLFSSHKSFSIPVLCCGCKFIYARTYHFPRRSQLLNCSNNENPSSSEDDLEQGPPQEVILKAISEVSKTEGRVGQTTNVVIGGTVHNDSTNEWLALDKKVNSYPTERGFTAIGTGGDDFVHSMVVAVESVIQQPVPEGQVRQKLSSGGKYVSVNIGPIQVVSSEQVQAVYKAMKRDVRMKYFL; from the exons ATGGCGTGCAGGAGTGTGTTCAGAACAGTATTCTTAAAGGAACCCTGTGTTCCGACCTCTTTTCCCGTTGTATTGTTTTCTAGCCACAAATCCTTCTCCATACCCGTTTTGTGCTGTGGCTGTAAATTCATTTACGCCCGAACTTATCACTTCCCACGAAGAAGTCAGCTTCTCAATTGCTCCAATAACgaaaacccttcttcctctgaAGATGATCTCGAACAAGGTCCTCCTCAAGAAGTTATCCTTAAGGCCATTTCAG AAGTGTCCAAGACAGAAGGGCGAGTTGGACAAACTACTAATGTTGTTATTGGGGGCACAGTGCATAATGATTCAACTAATGAGTGGCTTGCTCTTGATAAGAAG GTGAATTCTTACCCCACTGAAAGAGGCTTTACAGCTATTGGTACTGGAGGTGATGATTTTGTGCATTCTATGGTTGTTGCTGTAGAGTCAGTGATACAACAGCCTGTTCCTGAG GGCCAGGTGAGGCAGAAGCTATCTTCAGGGGGAAAATATGTATCAGTAAATATAGGGCCCATTCAAGTTGTTTCTAGTGAGCAG GTTCAAGCTGTATATAAGGCCATGAAGAGAGATGTCAGGATGAAATACTTTCTGTAA
- the LOC104106283 gene encoding uncharacterized protein isoform X2, which translates to MACRSVFRTVFLKEPCVPTSFPVVLFSSHKSFSIPVLCCGCKFIYARTYHFPRRSQLLNCSNNENPSSSEDDLEQGPPQEVILKAISVSKTEGRVGQTTNVVIGGTVHNDSTNEWLALDKKVNSYPTERGFTAIGTGGDDFVHSMVVAVESVIQQPVPEGQVRQKLSSGGKYVSVNIGPIQVVSSEQVQAVYKAMKRDVRMKYFL; encoded by the exons ATGGCGTGCAGGAGTGTGTTCAGAACAGTATTCTTAAAGGAACCCTGTGTTCCGACCTCTTTTCCCGTTGTATTGTTTTCTAGCCACAAATCCTTCTCCATACCCGTTTTGTGCTGTGGCTGTAAATTCATTTACGCCCGAACTTATCACTTCCCACGAAGAAGTCAGCTTCTCAATTGCTCCAATAACgaaaacccttcttcctctgaAGATGATCTCGAACAAGGTCCTCCTCAAGAAGTTATCCTTAAGGCCATTTCAG TGTCCAAGACAGAAGGGCGAGTTGGACAAACTACTAATGTTGTTATTGGGGGCACAGTGCATAATGATTCAACTAATGAGTGGCTTGCTCTTGATAAGAAG GTGAATTCTTACCCCACTGAAAGAGGCTTTACAGCTATTGGTACTGGAGGTGATGATTTTGTGCATTCTATGGTTGTTGCTGTAGAGTCAGTGATACAACAGCCTGTTCCTGAG GGCCAGGTGAGGCAGAAGCTATCTTCAGGGGGAAAATATGTATCAGTAAATATAGGGCCCATTCAAGTTGTTTCTAGTGAGCAG GTTCAAGCTGTATATAAGGCCATGAAGAGAGATGTCAGGATGAAATACTTTCTGTAA